One stretch of Eupeodes corollae chromosome 2, idEupCoro1.1, whole genome shotgun sequence DNA includes these proteins:
- the LOC129944447 gene encoding beta-alanyl-dopamine/carcinine hydrolase — MIAKNIPRRQAIPILYTRGTHYDVGFDMGRTFAAIIKSFLQLSQPLNEVYLPLYATDEGRNAYNETLECVKQSFPQYIRELQGVSDGAQVEFHKLFLLHMDDITPQSIKHLNDIPDIKDIKEPTGCSTIMLNTEDCKVLAHTEDALTETLNHYYFVVAHIINDTPQGKYNVQEERFMSLCYAGHLPGYTMNYNHHGLVFSINTLSAEFLRSGKTPRHFITRALLSADNFDMAHTILKDCGVGAGDGCSINMTFLNVEPQPFYNIEMAPAVGDKNESQLDVREVGPGDHSYHANSYLRIKTPEANQIMIDSSVSRMNTFSTYDPPKTKEDIVHMLGDCSGGEHCVFRENGDLSQMVKTIAVGVFDLKAKTYALYSDNPRTSLPHVTIPLFLKE, encoded by the exons gGTCGAACCTTTGCAGCGATTATAAAAAGCTTTTTACAACTCTCTCAACCTTTGAACGAAGTTTATCTACCACTCTATGCTACTGACGAAGGAA GAAACGCATATAATGAGACTCTCGAATGTGTTAAACAATCATTTCCACAGTATATACGGGAATTACAAGGTGTCTCAGATGGAGCTCAAGTTGAATTTCATAag ctCTTCCTGCTTCATATGGACGACATAACTCCTCAATCAATAAAACATCTAAATGATATACCAGACATCAAGGATATTAAAGAACCAACTGGTTGTTCAACTATAATGCTCAATACCGAAGATTGC AAAGTTCTTGCTCATACCGAAGATGCCCTCACAGAAACACTGAATCACTATTACTTCGTCGTTGCACACATCATCAATGACACTCCTCAGGGTAAATACAATGTCCAAGAGGAACGTTTTATGTCTCTCTGCTATGCTGGACACTTGCCAGGCTATACAATGAACTACAACCATCATGGTTTGGTCTTTTCAATTAATACCCTATCAGCAGAGTTTTTACGCAGTGGAAAAACAC CTCGTCACTTCATTACCAGAGCTCTATTGTCAGCCGATAACTTTGATATGGCGCATACTATCTTGAAAGATTGTGGGGTTGGAGCTGGAGATGGATGCTCGATCAATATGACTTTCTTGAA CGTTGAACCACAACCTTTTTACAATATCGAGATGGCTCCAGCTGTCGGTGATAAAAACGAATCTCAATTGGATGTTAGAGAAGTCGGTCCTGGAGACCATAGCTATCATGCCAATAGCTATCTTCGTATAAAAACACCTGAGGCAAATCAAATAATGATTGATTCCAGCGTTTCACGAATGAACACCTTCAGTACCTACGATCCTCCAAAGACCAAGGAAGATATTGTTCATATGCTGGGGGATTGTTCTGGTGGCGAACATTGTGTATTTCGTGAAAATGGTGATTTATCTCAAATGGTTAAAACCATTGCCGTTGGAGTATTTGATTTAAAAGCTAAGACCTATGCCTTGTATTCGGATAATCCGAGGACTAGCTTGCCACATGTAACTATTCCATTGTTTTTGAAGGAATGA